attattgttattctGACTTCTTAGTTCAATATTCCCACCCTTTCTACAAAAAGTACCACATAAAGTAGTCCCACACAGTTTAGTGTTTCTATGGAAATATTGTAGCAATTAATAAACctaatattagtattggcaaaaaatattagcaAGAATTCCAAGCAGAGCTCCTTCAATTATAGCCAAGTTGTATTATATCTTGGCAATTGGACTCCTAGATTTTCCAATTTGTATCCTAAAATATCGACAGAAGTCTATAGATCGATAAATTGAGAAACAAATGAAGCCTTATTCGTAATTTTACTTGAAGAAAGGAAAGACCAAACATAAGTAGCAAGCTTTccataaaatatttcttgttGTACCTTTTAGTATTATGgcaagaaaaagaaaaaattttaagcCACCTGAAATATTGCAGTATTAAGAAAAGGTAATAGTTGAAACTAGACAAAGACAAGATGTAGCACTTCAATATTGTCAAACACAATCACgtatttgtttttatggtgataataattgttggtaccattttttctttcttatAGTTGATCATCTTATCATTATGCCTTTTACTGACGCGTCTGATTTAATATGAacaatcaaaaaaattatatctaAGAGttaaaattctttgaaaagtaCTActttatagaaaaaatgttcaaaaaaacaaagaaaatacAATTATCTGATggaaaaattggaattcaaattatttattttcagaCATCATCCTTGCAGACATCACTTTTGCAGACTCTAAGTTTTCTTCTGAATCTCTCAATCTAAATCTTTTCACAGCtttcatatttttccaTTTGGACATTCTTCATAATAGGAAAACTATCCCTTaaaatgaagatttaaatatgtGTAAAATATTCCGAGGTAGTTATTACTCCAACAGGAAATATCCATAGTGGAGCTATTTCCTAAAAGGATAATAATTTCGGAGAAGCATGCCCCGAAACAATCCTAATATAGCAACCATATATCTTGGCTTATAAATGTTcgtaataatagtaatatgTACTCTACTGTATTAAATTGTTCTATCCATTGGGATAATAAGATATTCAGCTTAGCATTATTACTAAAAAAGGGCGATAGACGAAACATTGTTGATAGCCAAGAGTAAGTAAGCTTTAATAAAATCCACTGAATAAAACATGTTAACAAACAACTATGAATACTTATTCGAGACACTCCTGTGACATATTTCCAAAGTCAGATATTAAACATTACACGTTTGTATCCTACGCAACTTCTTCCTTTGTCAAATTTCCTTAGTATTGGTGGCTGCTACCTCCTTGGAACTTCACTACTCCATCGatagaaaaattttgtATGAAGGAATTCTACTTTGCCGTCTGTAGAATCTAGCTTATTGGTAGCGGGGAGTTTTGTTTAGTATCCTCAGGTTTCTGATAGTTACAGAGAATAATCACCTACTATCACTACCAcatttttactattttgatatttagAGCATCTACTATAAGGAACTTAAACAAATTAGTGTAGAGTATAATGAGAAGAATATTTCGTGGATTTGATACTAAAATAGCTTgagttatttttttgtgtGGAGGTAGTATGACGGCATTTAACAATATTTGCTTAGAAAGCTTTGTATTTACATTAAAAAAtgtcaaaaataatatagaaCTTTAATATCCCCGTATTCACAAACAGTACAACTGCAAAAGAATCCtaatagttttattattgaactCTTAAAACCCACATTGTAAAATGTGGAGGCAAATCAGCCGCTCTACTAATAAGAATTAACTAAGTAATAATTCAAGTTCCTTGtttccaaaaatattatggCTTGATTAGGCATCCTGTAACAAATTATTCTTCGAGTTAGATTACAAGGGAATAAAGTAGGCcgaataaaaaatatttgataaagtaaaggttaagaaaaaaatagatatataaGGACGATGTAATCCACCAACTTGTGTTGAACCTCTCTTGTTTCTTGTCTCACATTCACTCCAATAAATCATCAGCAATAACACTGCACTCTTTTGAGCACTATTTTCAACTCGCTGAAACATTTGGATTCTACTCTTTGAATACTTCATTAGTCTACACAGCTACCTAGCCTGCTATTGCAACACAACTAATTATATAACTTCAACATGNNNNNNNNNNNNNNNNNNNNAGAAACCGCATCTGCATACCTTTCCGTCTGTATCATGTGTGTCATGGTACGCTTCGGTGGTTATATTTCCGTTGGGAGTTCTGGTACCATTGGTGGTTTCGAATCTCACACTGATTTCTTAGCTAGATTTGGTTCTACCAGTGGCTCTGGTAAGCGTTATTTGTCCAAGGTTAGAACTGGTTTGTTGACTTCCATGTTCAACATCGGTCAAGCCATCGGTTGTTTCTTCTTAGGTCGTTTAGGTGATATGTACGGTCGTCGTATTGCTATTATCGTTGCTTCCATCATTTTCGTTGTCGGTACTGTTATTCAAATCGCCTCTGTAAAAGCCTGGTACCAATACATGATTGGTAGAATTGTTGCTGGTTTAGGTTGTGGTATCATTGCCATCTCATCCCCAATGTTGATTTCCGAAGTTTCTCCAAAGCACTTAAGAGGTGCTATGGTCTCCTGTTACCAACTTATGATTACTATGGGTATTTTCTTAGGTTACTGTGCTAATTATGGTACTAAGAGATATGATGACTCTACCCAATGGAGAGTTCCATTAGGTTTGCAATTTGCCTGGTGTTTGTTTTTAGTCGGTGCCATGTTGTTTGTCCCAGAATCTCCAAGATTCTTGATCGAAAAAGGTAGATATGAAGATGCCAAGCGCTCCATTGCCGAGTCCAACAAAGTTTCTCCAGATGATCCAGCTGTTATTATGGAAGCCGATGAAATCCAAGCCGCTATTGACAAAGAAAGAGCCGAGGGTGAAGCTACCTGGGGTGATTTATTGGATACTCAACACAAGATTCTACCAAGAGTTATCAACGGTATTATGTTATTAGCTTTGCAACAATTGACTGGTGCTAACTATTTCTTCTACTATGGTACTTTGATTTTCAAGGCTGTTGGTTTGGAAGATGGTTATGAAACCGCTATTGTTTTCGGTGTTGTTAATTTCTTCTCTACTTTTGTTGCCTTGTACTTAGTTGATAGATTCGGTAGAAGAACATGTTTATTATGGGGTGCCGCTGGTATGACCTGTTGTATGGTTGTCTTCGCCTCTGTTGGTGTCACCAGATTATGGCCAAAGGGTAAGAACGGTGGTGTCACTTCTCAAGGTGCCGGTAACTGTATGATTTGTTTCTCCtgtttcttcattttctgtTTTGCTGTCTCTTGGGCCCCAGTTCcatttgttattatttctgAATCTTTCCCATTGAAGGTTAAGGCCAAGGGTATGGCTTTAGCTACTGTCTCCAACCAAATGTGGAACTTCTGTATTGGTTTCTTCACTCCATTTATTACTGGTGCTATTAACTTTTACTACGGTTATGTCTTCTTGGGCTGTTTAGTCTTTGCCTGGTTCTACgtctttttctttgttcCAGAAACTAAAGGTTTAGTTTTAGAAGATGTCAACGTTATGTGGGAAGAAGGTGTCTTGCCATGGAAGTCTGCTGCCTGGGTCCCACCATCTGAAAGAAGCGCTGACTACGATGTTGCTGCTATGGCCAATGATGACACTCCTGCATGGAAGAAGATGTTTGGTAAATAAGCCTAACAAGACAAActtcaatttttgtttaatttttttttgacttACTACTATTCGTATTCCTAATTTGCTACTATGTCTCCCAACATGCTTTTAATTACTAATtcttaatttattcaatctCTCTCAATTTTTACGTTTTTACGTCACACGAGTGGCTACCCTAATCTTTTATGTCTAATGCCCCAACTTAATGATCTTTTAATTCCCTCCGCAACAATTTGCTGGTGTGTTTTCCAATGTACCAATATTTTGTTTGGATTTCCCTATATTTAACacaatttatattattttgtagaatttataaaatctaatacaaatatttttttactgtTAATACTCCTTCCTTTTCGTTTACCATTCAGAAAGgctagaaaaaaatttgacaAGTCCAATTAAGGCATTAAAGAATGCATAGTGCAAAAATTTCTCATGAACATTTATTGGTTtctctttaatatttatcttaagtataaaaataaaaataaaaataaaaataaaaataaaaataaaaataaaaataaaaataaaaataaaaataaaaataaaaataaaaataaaaataaaaataaaaataaaaataaaaataaaaataaaaatagcaTAACTTAACACGCAGTCCacaagataataataaattgaaaaaagttaGAAGTAAAAATAGAGTATATCGCATCTTAATACATTCTTAATACTACTTACTACCGGggtatttttaatagtgTGGCCATGTATGCCTAATACGTGTTGGGTTATCACTCATATTaagtttttattagttgttgCATAAAACCACAGGTTTGACGAAAAGTTACTCAAGATTAAAGTGGTTGTTGGTATGTAATAacatcaataatttcaatgacattaatactattaatgatgatacCTGAAGAGGTTAGTGCcacaaaaaaaagtatattgACACGTGATGTTGaccaaaaattaaaaataggTCTTACCCGGATTCGAACCGGGGTTGTCCGGATCAAAACCGAAAGTGATAACCACTACACTATAAAACCCGTATTGCAACATGTCGTAGACGATATTgactttatactcatctacaagttgctaactagaaattatacataacACTGAGCAACTGCTAGTTGCATACCTGTGAATATCGGTTCGATGCATAATCTCTACTAGTTAGCCAGCATTACTCAAACTGTGCACTCCTACCCTTGTAAGTAAGTTTACAAACAgtccaattaaagtaaaatgggaaagctggcgttgacctttgaaaagtatttaaaggccagcttttccagacttaagacataaatttatagttctttcacatagttatttagtttaaaaagaacaacaattatattcgtaagttcgaagtattaactggtgttaagttaataagattgttaaGTTAAGTTTTGGTAGTTACTATATAAGTGTATCGTACTCCTAAGTTGGTTTACAACACAACATTTTTGTTGTAAAACCATCTAAGTGCCGTCGCATGTTACGTAATACTTACAAGAAATCAGTACAAGAGAAGCCTCAAGAGAGGGCAGATCAGCTGACCACAGCTGAGAAACAACTATTCAGCAGCTGTGGAACATCAACCGTAACCACTGAATCTGTACCCACTTCTGGTTCATCTTGGACACCTATTAGTAAGAATGGCACCCAGGTTTCAATGAGTGTACCGCATCTTGTAACTATGACCCCAGAACTGTCCAGCTCCAAAGAAGTATATAAGGAGCCTGTATAGATcaatatactattatataCTATATAGAGAAGAACCAAGCGAAGATATAATAATCTTGTATAATACAACCTGTAACTACTGATCTCAGTGCCATCCGAACTCTGAAGCATTATCCTCATCCTGGTAGTCTCGTATTacaacaattttttaagGTTCAAGAATAAAGGACTTTGCTCCAACCATATCATTAGGACTTCAGAATactaaaatattcattcaCTAAATAAtcatacaaaaaaatattatatcatAACAATCTCACATAATTACAGAGCAAAACTTCATAATAAGGAATGGCATAGAACAATAGTAAGCCTCTTGATATCACAACACACTACAAAACTTATACATTCTAGTAGCTTTGCATATATCTTAGACCTCCATTATCAAGTGTAAAGAGAACTTAGATATTTCTTAATGAACTATCAACACTCTGTTGAAATTCCCTTACCCTCTTaccatatatatataattataacaaTGAATAATTAAGCAAGGTATGGAGCACTACTCTTTAACTCTTATTATAGAACTATGTTTATCATCAACCCTTATTTTCAAActactattttatttctatcaTTAACTAGCTTTCATATTACCTACCCTAATGGATACTATTCtatgtttatatttattattactttctTTGCTAGCTCACTTAAGtcaacaataatatctaCAAGAATTGTTGTTGGCCTAGGCGAGCCAGCAAAGAAGAGGCAATAAAAGACAGTTAAATATTAGAGTATAGAGTTATTAATTCTCAGGGTGCTATATTCTAGGTTTCggaaagaaaagaaaaacaaatggATAATTTCTAAGCTTTGTAAATTGATATTCAAGGCCAATCATGTTATTCTTGTGAatgttatattatttatgatAGCATACTGTTacttaaattttatatttttccattATGCCGAAAGAATATAGCGAGTTGGTCCTCcgaataaaaatacaatattttaatatcaatattattattcatataaTGAATAACAGCATTagtgaaattaaaatataccTTCTCTAGTTGATATTATATGGGATAGTAAGATAGTGCATATGTTTTAGATACTTAATTACTTAattatactattattagaatattaaatactttACTTTGccaaattttttaacacaaatattctaatcaaaataaacaaatagaGTTTAAATcccaaaattaaaagacaAGGGGCCAACCTAAATAAAAGCACATAGATTATACAAAATGAcacaaattaaatatatgatTTTAGCGTCAAGACAAGGTAAAATTAGATTAATGAAATGGTACATTCCCTTAACTCAAAAGGAGAAAGCCAAAATTTTAAGGAATTTAACCACAACAATTTTATCAAGAAAGCCAAAAATGTGTAATATTGTTGAATATAGTGATCATAAAGTTGTTTATAGAAGGTATGCTAGTTTATACTTTATTTGTGGTATCACAGCAGAAGTTGACAATGAGTTACTAATATTGGAAGTAATCCATAGGTATGTAGAGGCTATGGATAGTTATTTTGGTAATGTTTGTGAGTTggatattatatttaacttCAGCAAAGCTTATGATATATTGGATGAAATGATTATGTGTGATGGGTCTATTGCAGAATCGAGTAAGAaggaaatattatttacgATGTCAAATATGGATGTTATGGAAAATAGCGATAATTTAGATAGAGTACTAAGTTAATTAACTTGCAACTAGTGAATATGATCGTTGCTATCAATTTGTAAGAGAGTTTCTATATTAGTTAAAGATTAATGACTAACCAGGTTTAAAGTATGAATTACTCATTTTGATTACTCTTGTGATGAAACACATATGATAAGTATTTCATGCATGAATATTTTCTctttacatatatatttatgtatgtatatacCAATTTCAACTTAATAATAGATAgtcatatatatactataGGTTCATAATTGAATTCAATTATAATCCGATCTCCTCTTAACTTTAAGCATCAAATtctcaaaataaaaatattgttattcttataaactaaaaaaaatagaaataaaaataaagataatactcttttttgtttgtaATAGGTCTTTAAACGACGTAAGATACAAGTTCGATTTATTGTTCATTCTatttaatctttaaaattgtaattattgtcaatatttaatttacaCTGggaatgaaaattttaaagaaagagATGTTTGTATAGATTAGTACTACAATTTGACTTTCAATTACTGGTACATATATTAAGTTAAAATCCTAAATGTAATTCAGCAGCATACTTGATTGAGGGTTAAATGGGTTTTACAGTATAAACAAAGGTAAATAATCAAGCTTATTAAAGGGTGAACAACTATTAAGATTGTAAATACTAATCTGCTTcctaaatattttaaataaatgggctggaaatatatttttcttatagAGTATTATGTGATATATTAATAGATGTATGATTtataattgtattattttgtattatgTATTAGTTATGTATTAGTTATGTATTAGTTATGTATTAGCTATGTATTAAACTTGGAATATTAGTAAAAatgtatttatatattgtaGAACAAAAAGTTGCAGTGAAATATTTGAGATCGGaaattaaaactttttaaatttcataCCAATACAATAGTATCTTGAAATAACAAAACTTGTAGCAGAAGCAAAAGCCATCGAGCCACAAAATATGACAAAATTTCTATAAGTTGTATTTGAACCGTTACCAATGATGGCCCCTGTGATTGGTACTGCAATTAAATTTGCAAAAGCCACAACAAAGTACATGCTTGAGTAACGTTTaccaaattcttcaatctTCGAGATTTGACCACAGCAGACAggtaataatgaataaacGGAACCTGAACAAAACCCAAAAAATGCACTAATTACATATAAATTGGTTAAATTAGTACCGAATGGAACCCAACCGACAAACATTAGGATAGTTAAGCATGACATAGTAAGAATGGCCATATTGAATCTACCATACAAATCACTTATATAACCTGGCAGCCATCTTCCTGGAATACTTAAGATATTCAAGACCATAATTAGCATTAATGCATctgaattagaaatatttctatttgtAGCATATGCGCCATAGTAGGTAACCGCAGTATTTAAAGCCACTTCACCAAAAGTAGTTCCTAATACACAAAACAAGTATCTCATATCTTTAAATGCTTTAATATCAAAACTTTCtaagaaataaattctaatagttcttttaaattttgtatcattatcatccaAAGGTGCAATGGGAGCAGTGAATCTTTCTTTTGCTAAGAAAAGTGCCACTATTAATAAACCTAAATCCATAAATGCCCAAACTCTTATTCCCCAGATAAATCCATAATGCTTTGAggaagaatttttcaatcgGAAAAAATGTTTCAACATGATTGGTAAGATAACCCCACCAATGGATCCACCTAATGTAGCTAATGCAGTAGCCAGCCCACgtcttttattaaaataatggCTTGGTGCACTAATTAAAGGAGACATGATAAACCCATTACCCAAACCAACTGCAATTGAAAGGCTTAAAATGAATTGCCAGAGTTTTGTAGAATTAGCCATGGCAACTAATCCACAAACGTGTAATATAGTACCTACAATGACTGGGATTTTAAACCCATTTCTATCGAAATATGTCCCACTAAAGATACATGAACTGAAGTTGACAAATAATAGAAGTGAGAAAATCCAACCGATAGAAGAGGATGattcatttgataattgattttcttGAATATATGTCTCCACTATACCTATGGCATTCAATAGACCTAGACATGTGAAAAGACCACAGAAACAACCCAAAACTACTAGCCAAGAACGTAGTCCACCTTCTGGATATTCTATATTTGTAAAATCAATAGTATCTTGTTTTTCTATATTAGATATTGTTGCAGATGccaatgatgatgatgttAAGGTGGAACTGTCTGTTACAGATTCCAGTTCTGTTTCAAATCCACTTTTTAACGAAGAAGTGGTTtctataattatattatctttatctttGATTGATAGACAGGGTTGTGGAACTTCTGCCATGACTATATTACCGTTCTCTTTGTTAACGactatatttttcttttgccTTTGAAACAATTCAAAGAATGAATTAGTTTGTTTTCTGGTTGATGGCATCtatataaaattgtttTGGTTTTATTCTGCATGATATGAGCAAGATATCTTCGAGTGTTTGTGCTTTATATAGTTGTTATTTTCTTTCTCCAGTATTCCTacattgtttttttttgttgttgtttttgaaacaaaaaacaTATTCTTAGTGTGTATGTGTGTATGTGGCCTTTTAATTTGACTCATCTCATCgcattaatttatttaactGAGTTGTTTCGTGCAAGGTTCCTGTTAGCAATCAAACCAGATCCCAAAGACAGACTCCCTATAGTTTTCTTACTAATGTATACCAAGAAAAGAAGTATCTAAATGACCCATTTACcttccattattattatccatAAACAAGAAGCGGAAAGTGAACACCGATGCCTGGTCATGAAGCTTTTTTATTAGCGTTGATCATGCACCCTGAATAGTGCCAAATAGCCTCTTCCTCTGTGGTTAAAATAGTCGCCGCTTTGAGTATAAAATAGTCCCCTCTTCTGGgcatatttctttttttcttttcttcgAGAGATTCTTTGTTACAGCAGAATCATGGAGATACAGCCGTAGCAACAGGCACGATAGTGAAAGGCCGTAGAGACGGAGATCGTGTTCCGCCGGAAGTCGAGCTCCGAGATGTACGGCATTCACACGGCATTCTTAGATCGCTGTGGTGTGTATCCCAATAGAGTGAGAAAATAATCTACGCGGGAAAACAACTCCGTCTAGGCGGCTAGATCTGGAATGTAGAATGTCTAATGTGGCGCGTTGTGTATTCTGTATCACGTGATTTGTGTTGTAATACAAATTATCaagatatattattgtGGCATTCTAGTGTGTAAATTGAGTGAAGATATAATAAGTGTAGCCAGTAAGTTTGTAGTGTCTAGTatctataatatttttatgccaaaagaataatattattcgagaagagattattattttttgaaaatattcttgGCATTTTCAATTCCTAAAATTATTCTATATGATTTTgctatttattaaaataagaaagaaaaaaaagagttGGCTCGTCACTTGAGTTATTATTGAGTAAGCTAGTTTATTTAGCCTAATACCGCGACTTGGGATAGGGTTAGggtttattttaaaagtattgTACGTAAtaagtttaaaaaaatattctttttgaaCTACTCTACTTTGTGTTGATGTTAGTATAGGACTTAAGAATAGACTTCCTTTTCAGCATCCTAAAATTTacattataaaaatttgagaGCCTATTGTATGGCTTTAAGCAAAGAAAGTACgtaaaacaattaaaagaatatacTTGTATTATACCTTATTCTAAacatagaaaataattaaaagtaCCATAGTCTTCACACATAaatagtaatttttttttctctacaatatt
This genomic stretch from Henningerozyma blattae CBS 6284 chromosome 1, complete genome harbors:
- the TBLA0A01250 gene encoding sugar porter family MFS transporter, whose protein sequence is MCVMVRFGGYISVGSSGTIGGFESHTDFLARFGSTSGSGKRYLSKVRTGLLTSMFNIGQAIGCFFLGRLGDMYGRRIAIIVASIIFVVGTVIQIASVKAWYQYMIGRIVAGLGCGIIAISSPMLISEVSPKHLRGAMVSCYQLMITMGIFLGYCANYGTKRYDDSTQWRVPLGLQFAWCLFLVGAMLFVPESPRFLIEKGRYEDAKRSIAESNKVSPDDPAVIMEADEIQAAIDKERAEGEATWGDLLDTQHKILPRVINGIMLLALQQLTGANYFFYYGTLIFKAVGLEDGYETAIVFGVVNFFSTFVALYLVDRFGRRTCLLWGAAGMTCCMVVFASVGVTRLWPKGKNGGVTSQGAGNCMICFSCFFIFCFAVSWAPVPFVIISESFPLKVKAKGMALATVSNQMWNFCIGFFTPFITGAINFYYGYVFLGCLVFAWFYVFFFVPETKGLVLEDVNVMWEEGVLPWKSAAWVPPSERSADYDVAAMANDDTPAWKKMFGK
- the APS1 gene encoding Aps1p (similar to Saccharomyces cerevisiae APS1 (YLR170C); ancestral locus Anc_1.388), encoding MTQIKYMILASRQGKIRLMKWYIPLTQKEKAKILRNLTTTILSRKPKMCNIVEYSDHKVVYRRYASLYFICGITAEVDNELLILEVIHRYVEAMDSYFGNVCELDIIFNFSKAYDILDEMIMCDGSIAESSKKEILFTMSNMDVMENSDNLDRVLS
- the TBLA0A01270 gene encoding MCT family MFS transporter, producing MPSTRKQTNSFFELFQRQKKNIVVNKENGNIVMAEVPQPCLSIKDKDNIIIETTSSLKSGFETELESVTDSSTLTSSSLASATISNIEKQDTIDFTNIEYPEGGLRSWLVVLGCFCGLFTCLGLLNAIGIVETYIQENQLSNESSSSIGWIFSLLLFVNFSSCIFSGTYFDRNGFKIPVIVGTILHVCGLVAMANSTKLWQFILSLSIAVGLGNGFIMSPLISAPSHYFNKRRGLATALATLGGSIGGVILPIMLKHFFRLKNSSSKHYGFIWGIRVWAFMDLGLLIVALFLAKERFTAPIAPLDDNDTKFKRTIRIYFLESFDIKAFKDMRYLFCVLGTTFGEVALNTAVTYYGAYATNRNISNSDALMLIMVLNILSIPGRWLPGYISDLYGRFNMAILTMSCLTILMFVGWVPFGTNLTNLYVISAFFGFCSGSVYSLLPVCCGQISKIEEFGKRYSSMYFVVAFANLIAVPITGAIIGNGSNTTYRNFVIFCGSMAFASATSFVISRYYCIGMKFKKF